From a single Gemmatimonadales bacterium genomic region:
- the ffh gene encoding signal recognition particle protein — MFEQLSEKLSAVLGQLRGRGVLTEEAVRDGLETVRRALLEADVGFDAARQFSERVQARAVGAPALKTVAPGQQLVKIVHEELVRLLGEQAAAIRFASVPPTVVYLVGLQGSGKTTTAAKLARRLVVEQKAPFLVAADVYRPAAIEQLVELAARVKVAVHAEPGQADVVGLVKRGVEAARHARARTVLVDTAGRLAIDPEMMAELERLKAAVPPHEVLLVADGMTGQDAVRIARGFHEAIGLTGVVLTKMDGDARGGAALSIYAATGAPIKYIGTGEGLDAIEPFRPERIAGRMLAMGDVLTLVEKAEQSLDREKAERLARKVTTKKGMDLADFLDALREMQKLGPIESLLGMLPGVGREAMKAVKAADPKRMKHVEAIVLAMTPEERKNPDILNGSRRARIARGSGRPVQEINRLLTQFREMGKFMRGMKGVKAAGFPQLGRGAN; from the coding sequence ATGTTTGAGCAGCTTAGCGAGAAGCTCTCCGCCGTGCTCGGCCAGCTTCGCGGGCGCGGCGTTCTCACGGAAGAGGCTGTCAGGGACGGGCTCGAGACCGTCCGCCGCGCGCTGCTCGAGGCCGATGTCGGCTTCGACGCGGCCCGGCAGTTCAGCGAGCGGGTCCAGGCGCGGGCGGTGGGGGCGCCGGCCCTCAAGACGGTGGCGCCTGGGCAGCAGCTCGTGAAGATCGTCCACGAGGAGCTGGTGCGGCTGCTCGGGGAGCAGGCGGCGGCGATCCGGTTCGCGAGCGTGCCCCCGACGGTGGTTTACCTGGTCGGGCTCCAGGGCTCGGGCAAGACGACCACGGCGGCGAAGCTGGCCAGGCGCCTGGTGGTGGAGCAGAAGGCGCCGTTTCTCGTGGCGGCGGACGTGTACCGGCCGGCGGCGATCGAGCAGCTGGTGGAGCTGGCGGCCCGGGTGAAGGTGGCGGTGCACGCCGAGCCGGGGCAGGCCGACGTGGTTGGGCTGGTCAAGCGCGGCGTGGAGGCTGCGCGCCACGCCCGCGCGCGCACCGTGCTGGTGGACACCGCGGGCCGGCTCGCCATCGACCCGGAGATGATGGCGGAGCTGGAGCGTCTCAAGGCGGCCGTGCCTCCGCACGAGGTGCTGCTGGTGGCCGACGGGATGACCGGCCAGGACGCCGTGCGGATCGCGCGCGGGTTCCACGAGGCGATCGGACTGACCGGCGTGGTGCTGACCAAGATGGACGGGGACGCGCGGGGCGGCGCGGCGCTGTCGATCTACGCGGCGACCGGTGCGCCGATCAAGTACATCGGGACGGGCGAGGGGCTGGACGCGATCGAGCCGTTTCGTCCCGAGCGGATCGCGGGCCGCATGCTGGCGATGGGCGACGTCCTGACCCTGGTGGAGAAGGCCGAGCAGTCGCTCGACCGGGAGAAGGCGGAGCGGCTCGCGCGCAAGGTGACGACGAAGAAGGGGATGGACCTCGCCGACTTTCTCGACGCGTTGCGCGAGATGCAGAAGCTCGGCCCGATCGAATCGCTGCTCGGGATGCTGCCGGGCGTCGGGCGCGAGGCGATGAAGGCGGTCAAGGCCGCCGACCCGAAGCGGATGAAGCACGTCGAGGCGATCGTGCTGGCGATGACGCCCGAGGAACGGAAGAACCCGGACATCCTCAACGGGTCGCGCCGGGCGCGGATCGCGAGGGGATCGGGGCGGCCGGTGCAGGAGATCAACCGGCTGCTGACGCAGTTCAGGGAGATGGGGAAGTTCATGAGGGGCATGAAGGGCGTGAAAGCCGCGGGTTTCCCGCAGCTCGGCCGAGGAGCGAACTGA
- the rpsP gene encoding 30S ribosomal protein S16, producing the protein MAVRMRLRRVGRKHQPAFRIVVADQESPRDGRFVELLGHYYPRGKGGQIELDKEKVLAWLGRGAKPSETVASLLKKAGCFAATLPEPPVSKA; encoded by the coding sequence ATGGCGGTACGGATGCGGTTGCGCAGGGTGGGCCGGAAGCACCAGCCGGCGTTCCGGATCGTGGTGGCGGACCAGGAGTCGCCGCGCGACGGCCGGTTCGTCGAGCTGCTCGGGCACTACTACCCGCGCGGCAAGGGCGGACAGATCGAGCTGGACAAGGAGAAGGTCCTGGCATGGCTGGGCCGGGGCGCCAAGCCGTCGGAGACGGTGGCCTCGCTGCTGAAGAAGGCGGGCTGCTTCGCCGCGACGCTGCCCGAGCCGCCGGTCTCGAAGGCGTAG
- the rimM gene encoding ribosome maturation factor RimM (Essential for efficient processing of 16S rRNA) — MSGPTHLVVGLLKKPHGVKGDALIYPVTDEPETVFAIGKRLVVLDRDGRETGRELVIERSRDYHRAWLLHFAGIDVREGLDELRERHLAIPVAEARPLDDGEFYMHELVGLKVATVDGAAVGTVAEVVEAPQGWLLDVAGSERHHLIPFTRAVVERVDRAGQLVVIAPPAGLLEI, encoded by the coding sequence GTGAGCGGGCCGACCCATCTGGTGGTCGGTCTCCTCAAGAAGCCGCACGGGGTGAAGGGTGACGCGCTGATCTACCCCGTGACCGACGAGCCGGAGACCGTCTTCGCCATCGGGAAGAGGCTGGTGGTGCTGGACCGGGACGGGCGGGAGACCGGCCGCGAGCTGGTGATCGAGCGGAGCCGGGACTACCACCGCGCCTGGCTGCTGCACTTCGCAGGCATCGACGTGCGCGAGGGCCTGGACGAGCTGCGCGAGCGGCACCTCGCGATTCCGGTCGCGGAGGCCCGGCCGCTCGACGACGGCGAGTTCTACATGCACGAGCTGGTCGGGCTGAAGGTCGCGACGGTCGACGGGGCGGCGGTGGGGACGGTGGCCGAGGTCGTCGAGGCTCCGCAGGGCTGGCTGCTCGACGTGGCCGGGAGCGAGCGGCATCACCTGATCCCCTTCACCCGTGCCGTTGTCGAGCGGGTCGACCGGGCCGGGCAGCTCGTGGTGATCGCGCCGCCGGCGGGCCTGCTGGAGATCTGA